In Toxoplasma gondii ME49 chromosome V, whole genome shotgun sequence, the DNA window AATAACGCCTTCTGTGGTGTTGCCGCCGTACAGTTCTTCGACAACAGCTAAGGTACACTTGAGTGACCGATCTCCAATTCTGAAACCAATCAGTTGACACAACCAGATGTATGGAGTTGTCTACAGCAATGACTTGTACAAGGGTTGCGAAGTCACATGGTGCTGAATTGTTTGAGTGTTCGTCCCATTCTTCGGCAGATAGTCTCACCTGAAGTTTTCGCAGTCAGGTCCGAGTTTCGCGATCCCAGTCGCCTCGCATATTCTTGTTGGGTGACGCCGCGGACTGGTGTCTTGCCCGACAGCAAAGAAATTCAGGGGAATAAACATCCGATCCCTCAAGTTTTTTCCCACAGCTGGCAACTCTTTCACAGTAGGGACGTTAATCTCTCGCAGTTGTTCACGGGAACCGATTCCCGATCGTATGAGCAACAGCGGGGTGTGTATTGCACCCGCGGACACTGTGATCTCTCCGTCTACTCCCACACATGCTCGCTTCAGAATCTTTGACTCTTCAGGGTCGTTCTTGGCGTAATACATCAGCGCAGCTTTCGCACGTTTCATCAAATAGTATGCCTGTGCCTTCCATCCAACTGGCAGCACGCACAAATCGGACACAAACGGAGCCGGATGCCACATATGTCATATGCCATGGTTGTTTCTGAATTGCTCTCCTTCAGAACAAGTGCCTCCAGCAACTTCGATGTTTTTTCTAGTCGTTAGGTAATAACAGAAGCAACATTCCGGCAAATCTGAGCAGTATTTATCAAGTGTTGTCCCTAGGGAAGGTTTTGCAGCTGGTCAACGACAAAAATGATATTGCGGCCCTTGATCCCAATAGAACGTGAAGTCAACCTACCCTCCTGTTTCCTTTGCAGACCTATTGTTTACATCTTACTGAATTCAGTGGAGATATTATTCATCGTGCCAAGAATCTGCTGGTCTTCGAACGCTGTCTTTCGGTAGTCAACGCAAACCGCCCGGGGCACAGTCCCGTCTACTGCGAACCTAATGCGCTGGACGGTGTGTTCTGTGAGCACTGTCAGATTCTTGTTGCGCTTCTTGCCACTGTCTTCGCCAAGTAGCGTGTCACTAGCCATTCTGAAGCCGCCTTTATCGGGACGGAACAACGAGCCTCCCCCCCAAGCGTACCCCATATGCAATCTGTAAGCAGTTGGCAATGTGCCTCCTGTGTAGCGCTGACCCGCAGGGGTCCAGGGAGTGTATCCGCGGGCCAACAGACTCTTTGTCCAGGCACCCGCAAAGGGCACATCCTGTGGCATCGGAAAGTAGTTCTGGCTGATCCAGTTGTAGGCCTGGAAAACAAAATGCACCCAGAATCGGTGTGCGCGTGAATATCTGGAACCGTTCTAGAGTCAGATTGTTTGGCGTTGCAGCAGACATTCTATTAAATATCCTTTTGCTTACTTCGTTGACACGGTCGATGTCCCAATTATAGCCGTATGCCTCGTTCAAATGGTCAAAGTATTCATTTGTCTCTTCAATCACAATGGCCATGTTGATGCTGGTCCCGCCTCCCATTATATTTGCAGTGTGGATGCGCACGCCTTGAGTCGTAATAATCGGTTGGCTTATGTCCTCGTCTTGAATCACACGCCCCGTACCTTGCATTGTCATCGCGTTTGGGGTTTTTTCAAagctcctctccttccctctctcgatGAGCAGCACTCGCTTGCCTGCATTTTCAAGCACACCACCAATAAGATGTAGGAGACACGTGAAGCCTGGAATGCGGACATGACCGTTATCGGCCAGTCAGTTCAAATGAACGCTCTGCCTTGAGTGCACCCGTATGAACAGAATACGAAAACACAGTTATGTAGATCACCAAGTATGCCCAAAGCCAGCGACGATACAGAGTCATGAACTCACCTCCTTCTGACAAGGTACGAGCCAAGGGGCACCCTGTCGCTCCACATCCGACAACAATGTGGTCGAACAGGAACGAGCACTCCTGGTCCAGCTTTGCCTTCGGGTTACAAAAGGACCCAGCGGGCCAGTGATCATCATCGTTACCTAGAAAGGTCATAAGCCAGTTCAAGGGGTTCAGCATGCTGAGGAACTTCCTAGTGACTCGTACTGAAGCCACCAGGAGCGCCTCTCCGAAATCATATCCTCGGTCCAGTCCGCTGCCAAAAGGCATGATTGCAGCGTTGACGTCATCGTCTTGAACGGGTGTATCTGGCGGCTTGGGCTGAGAATCAACTCCGGTGACTCCGTGAGTGACAACTGTGTTGTGGGATACACCCATCAAAACCAAAAGGAAACCTAGGGTGCACAGCCGAAAAGGGCTGGCCCAACTCAAGCACCGAGAAGGCGCCATCGAAGGTTGCAGAAAAACTGTTTCTGCTCCAATGTCTGCCGAGAGGTTTGACAAGAAGGCAAACGTCACGTGACAAATGGCAAGTGTGTAGCTTGATGTTGCCTGATTTTTTCGGTGCTCAGTGCTGAGTGTCACGCACACTGCGATGAACCTTTACTAGGACACACCAGATATTCACAAAGACGATTTGCGACAAAACATGCAGTAAGGTTACTGAAACGAAAGAAGTGTTGTCGCCGTGCCTTCCGACTCCCGCTCGCTAAAGCCGCGCCACTACCCATGCTCGTCGTCATCGCGTTGAGTCCCTCGGCTGTGACTTATCGCGCAGAAATAGAGGTAGGCTCATTGCTGCTTTATGCCTCCGCAAAACAAAACAAGCAGATCATCTTAGCTGAAAGCTGAGACTCTACTGAAGTGGCATAGTTTGCATCTATGTCGATATGCACTACCACTCCCCGTTATTCCGATCCTAGCGACGGAAGAGGCTCTCTGTGTGGTACGCCGACAATATCGACCCACCAAACAGCTCGTTTGTTGCGGACAAACTGTATGCGAACAGCTGGTGTCAAGGACTGAAGCCGCAACGGTCCAAATTAACACTCCGAGCTACCTAGATGAGCAGTGCCGCCTCCACATAGGCAGAAAGCCTCTGCGTTTGTATTTGCGAACATTCTTGTTCCTAACAACATTGACGTGGGTGGCACTGGCGTGCGGCAGTAGTTTTCCGCTGTGGCTGCGTGGCTTGTCTAAGGCGAAGAAGTGCCTTTTTTTTTAAGGTCCATGTGTCAACTAGTAAACCCCCAACTCTGCATTAACGTCCACCTGTGCAAGAACTTTCGTCATGTTAACGTTCATATCAGACGAGCCTTTACCGGCCATCCTACGGCCTCCGCGTGGGACGTAGCATAGACGTGGCTCTGGTCAGAGCTTTCTGGTACACTATTCGCAGACCAGGAAAAACTTCAGAGTGTGTTTAATCACAAAACACACGAGAGCACTGAAGAGATACGCATATTCGCCATACCATCGCTGGGACATCAGCGCTGGTTGCTGCTTCCATTTTCCCCACGTACCCAGCTCCGGAAGCGGggcagacagacagacgagagaatGCAGCAAACCATCTCAGTCCACAAAACCGAGACGAACaggccttccttctcttgcgtGGACATGTGTCCCTTAATTTACTTCAGAGGAATGAAACGAGACGAGTGTGTCGCTCCAATTCCGGGCTTGCCGTGGCGCACGGGCTTGTACGAGATGGAGAACTCGCCAAGGTAGTAGCCGACCATTTCAGGCTGCAGATAAATCGTAAAAGAAACCGATGGTCACTATCTGTCATTTGGGTGAGGCTCTCTTTCCCcatcggcgcatgcagacgccgACAGGAAAATGTCAGCTCTGGCGCTTGCAAAAGATGCCAGTAGCTTTTTGTGGCGTCGACATGTACCTGACTCACCGTATCAGCATTTCGATACCGATGCGTCGTGTGGTCACTTGTTGACATCCTTACGGGCACCCTGGTGCGGTACACCCGTTATACGGCCGTGCGGCTCCTTACCTTGATTTCAACGTTGATGAACTGCTTGCCGTTGTACACACCGACGACGGAGCCAATCATTTCAGGAACAACAACCAAGTCGCGAAGGTGCGTGTTGACAGGTTCGGGCTTTTCGCCGAAGGCGCAGTTCTTCTTGGAGATCCTGAGTTTCTTCATCAAAGTGGTGGCCTTGCGTTTGATACCCCGCTGGAACTTGCGGCGCTGGCGGGCACGGAAGAGCTCCAGAAGATCTTCCATCTTCATGTCGAGGAGCTTGTCCAGCTCGACCCCACGGTACGAGAACGTACGGAACGTACGCCTCTTGGGCTGGTTAGCCGCTGCATCGCCTGCATCCGCCTAAGCGCACGCATCaaaacgagggaagaagTGAATAAGCAGTGGCAACACCtaaaagagagaaaccttTCGATGTTGTGAGTTCAAGAGAAAGTCGGTAAGTTAACAGCAGTTTCGTCACACACAAATGCCTTCCCTTCGCAGACAGCTTCGAGTACCCCGCGGCGTCGCAACGCAAATTAAACCCAGCGTCATGACCGGAAACGTATAAATCAGAACAGAGTGAGAATAGCTGGAAACTGCATTTCAAGCAAAACAGGAGTTACCACGCGAGGAAAAGTGACACCACAGAACCACGACGGTCGCCGGCGGGAGCCCGCCGCGTCGACGCGACCGAATGCGCCACCACCAGGCACGCATGGCCACTGGGTCACATGAGCCCGCAGCACATTTCTACACGTTTTTTTTGCACAGACACTCCAAATTCGCCATCTTTCATGTTTTAGGGTTGCTGCTGTCCGTTTCCGAGATTGAAAGCCCACTCCCTTTGTTCGCGGCTGCCctccctgcatgcacctcgGACTGCCGCGGATGCGGCACAAGTTGAAAACCTCTCTTGACTCCTGATCCACAGCTTCTGTCTCACATTACTTTGACTCAGGAAAACCGCCGGACAAAAACCAACagcgaggaacagagaacagACAAGCCCCACACACCAATCGGAGTTCCTGCCAAGCGTGGACCCCCCGTGCTCCAGTGAACCATGGGGAAAGTTCCTTACCATCTTCGGAAGGATAATGTGACGCAGTCGCAGGGAGGAGACAAATCAAACACCCAGCGGAGTGGTAAATCTGGAAACTCCGTCCTCAGTGACAAAGAAACGCCGTCATCACGGTTGCGCAGGTTCGTCGGCAAACCGGAAACAGCAGAGCCACGTGctgaggagaaaacgcatgcgaagCGGTGTGGTCAGGTTCGGTGGGTCCGACTTGTAGAGGGG includes these proteins:
- a CDS encoding GMC oxidoreductase (encoded by transcript TGME49_213340); the protein is MGVSHNTVVTHGVTGVDSQPKPPDTPVQDDDVNAAIMPFGSGLDRGYDFGEALLVASVRVTRKFLSMLNPLNWLMTFLGNDDDHWPAGSFCNPKAKLDQECSFLFDHIVVGCGATGCPLARTLSEGGKRVLLIERGKERSFEKTPNAMTMQGTGRVIQDEDISQPIITTQGVRIHTANIMGGGTSINMAIVIEETNEYFDHLNEAYGYNWDIDRVNEAYNWISQNYFPMPQDVPFAGAWTKSLLARGYTPWTPAGQRYTGGTLPTAYRLHMGYAWGGGSLFRPDKGGFRMASDTLLGEDSGKKRNKNLTVLTEHTVQRIRFAVDGTVPRAVCVDYRKTAFEDQQILGTMNNISTEFIGWKAQAYYLMKRAKAALMYYAKNDPEESKILKRACVGVDGEITVSAGAIHTPLLLIRSGIGSREQLREINVPTVKELPAVGKNLRDRMFIPLNFFAVGQDTSPRRHPTRICEATGIAKLGPDCENFRIGDRSLKCTLAVVEELYGGNTTEGVILASRYIFPPAFRHHPLADKAFEIMTYCARHRPLTEHMRDYLPVCATIEPMINCFRRGSAPFYFTSEPKSSGYVKLDKRGEVEVEVNYLKDVQDVFDAIRGMQNLIETAKHPAWRGILEPISLKSCPVQIWNGVLDLVAKLGQEAIGEVFHGPSLHEIRENLELLLPGNRTVVPADSVADDAELGNEEVTPDTVDRYAELLDKIQKKQDAVESLLRATQPSQPTGRFAEEAAATSLSWKNVLLEIQREFLVNGSGQEKEDMCDATCDESEAVPQRGALKSCSFKDPYHFYSGFCDNNSERGAKVEPSQKQGHDGAPSLSPMDDPEAFGRFWSNKFRPGSDRDQWLAAYPPILPRTDHPEEVAKFVFAFMTTLWHLHGTSKMGEVVDQNFNVIGVKGLSIADASAIDKSPRMNPTATLIMMGRYIGLEKLHVWRRREAASKSPRTFLSEVN
- the RPS15 gene encoding ribosomal protein RPS15 (encoded by transcript TGME49_213350), whose amino-acid sequence is MADAGDAAANQPKRRTFRTFSYRGVELDKLLDMKMEDLLELFRARQRRKFQRGIKRKATTLMKKLRISKKNCAFGEKPEPVNTHLRDLVVVPEMIGSVVGVYNGKQFINVEIKPEMVGYYLGEFSISYKPVRHGKPGIGATHSSRFIPLK